The nucleotide window TGTTTAAAGGTGGTCACAATATTAACCATCCATGTATCAAATGCTACCGAATGCCTTAGCATTAAAAACCGCCAGAACCCCTCGTGAGTCCTTAAATTATAAGCTGGCAGATCTGATTCTTTTATGAAATTTCTAACATCGTCCAATATTTGGTTACCCAGATCCGGCATAATTTCACAGCGCTTAATATCAATGACCTTATCAAAGGTGCCAGGCACATGAAGTCCAATGCCGAAATCTTTTTTAATCTCCTCATTTTCAAGCTCCCACGGCAGCAACCATCTTTTCGAAGAACAGGAAAATTCCATTTTATTACGATACTCATAAATATTGTCCGACGGGATAACATCTTTTACCAGGACATCTTTTAACCCGCCAATATGCTGCATGGATTCCGTGACATGTCTTTTTTTATACTCAAGCTGAAGATCATAACCAATCTGCTGCCATTTGCATCCCCCGCAAAAATTGCAATATTGACATTTTCCCTCTTTTCTAAGGGAAGATTCCTGTAAAATTTTTATCAGCTTTCCTTCTGCCCAGGATTTTTTCTTTTTTGTTATTTTTGCAAATACCACATCTCCTGGAATACACCGGTCAATAAAAACCGGAAACCCATCAGGCTTTGCAAGTCCCCTGCCCCCAAAGGCCAGATCCGTGATTTCCAGTTCATAGGCCTTTCTTTTCTTAATGCTCATAATTTTTGTTTCTTTTTAAATATTCTTTTTAAGTATTTAAGTTTCATCCCAAATTTTCAGAACTTGATATTATAAAGGTTTAATGGCATAAAGACAAGTTATGGAAACTACCACTCATAAAATTGAATTTATTTCCCAGGGATTTTTGCTCAAAGGGGTTTTGCACCTGCCGCAAGCTGGCCAACCACCATTAGTTGTAGGCTCCCATGGCCTTGAAGGCTCAAAAGAATCTGCAAAGCAAAAAGTTTTATCCACTCTGCTTGTAAAAAACAATATTGCCTTTTTCCGATTTGATCACAGGGGATGCGGAAAAAGCCAGGGTGACTTTATCACGGACACCTCCCTTGAAAAAAGAACAGCTGATTTCATCAATGCTGTACAGCATGTTCTGGGTCTTGGAAAAACCAGCCGCAACCTGGCTGTTTTCGGTTCCAGCCTGGGCGGTTCCACCTGCATCAATGCCTGGAACACCCTGTCAACAATGGATGTCCGTCTTTGCGGGGCTGTGCTGTGTTCTGCACCTGCAAAAAGCCGCACCGTTGAAAAAATTCCAACAGGTGCAAATAATGGCCGGCCTGCCCTGCCTTTAAGCTTTTTCAAAGAAAACCTTCTCTTTAACATAACAAAAAAAGCCGGGAGCCTTTCCAATGTACTGATTTTTCATGGAGATGCAGATGAAGTTGTTCCGGTTTCAAATGCCCATGACATCTACACTCTGGCCAAGGAGCCCAAACGATTAATCATCCATGAAAACGGAGACCACCAGATGACATCCAAAAAAGATCAGGCCGAATTTGAAAAAGAAGCCGCAGCCTGGTTTTTACGCTGTTTTAGCCAAGGAAACCAGATGCCGTCTTAAGCGTTCCAATGCGGTCATGGCAAACATCTGTTTATTCTTAAACCTGTCCTCAAAAGAAAATCGATAGGTTTTAGCCTTTGCAAAAGATGGCCCGGCAAGCCCTATGCACACCATGCCCACAGGCTTGTCATCGGTACCTCCGCCAGGCCCGGCAATTCCGGTGGTTGATATGGCAAAATCAGCACCTGCTTTCAATCTCGCACCTTGAGCCATTTCAAGAGCAGTCTTTTCATGCACTGCTCCATGTTCAAGAATGGTTTTCTTCTGGACATTCAAAACGTTCATTTTGGCTTCATTGGAATAGGTAACAGCGGAAAACAAAAAATAGTCCGAGCTTCCTGCAACATCGGTCACCATGTTTGAAATAAGGCCACCCGTACAAGACTCTGCAATGGCAAGCGTTTTCTTTTGTTGAGTCAACAGGCGGCCAACCTCCTGGGCAAGGGTCAAGCCCTGGTCGGACACTACTTTGTTTTCAAGCTGCGCCACCACCCATTTTTTTGCCACTGCCATATCTGAGTCGGCTTTGTATCTGTTTTGAAAGGTAACAGATAAAATTATTTTAACCTCAATCACTGGAAAATCAGCCTTAAAGCCCAGGCGCATGCCAAAAAAATTCATGTCAAACCCGTTTAACAATGAGCCAACCTTTGATTCGGGCAGACCAAACACGGTGAGCCTTTCAATCAAAATATCCTCATTCAGATCAAATTCAGTGACCAGCACTTTTTTGATCTCTTGTTCAAACATCAGTTTCATTTCAGATGGAACACCCGGCATAAAGAAAAACAGGCACTGGTTAATTTTCATATAAAACCCGGGTGCCGTGCCATTATGATTTACCAGCATTTTTGAAGTCAACGGCAGCATAGCCTGTTTTTCGTTATCTTTGGTGAATTTAAAACCTCTCTTCTCAAAATAGGATTGCATGGATGCCAAAGCAGTCACATTCAATTCAAGAGCTTGACCTGAAGCTTTGCTGCAGGCAACAGAAGTCAAATCATCCCGGGTTGGCCCCAGCCCCCCGGTAACAAAGCAGAGATCTGTCTGCAAGGAAATATCAACAATATTTGAGGCAAGAGTGTCAAGTTCATCACCTACAGCTGTGATCTTTTGAACTTTAATGCCCAACTCTTTGAGTGCAGTGCAAAGAAAGGCTGAATTTGTATCAATAATATCCCCTAAAAGAACTTCATCTCCAGTTGAAAGAATGTGAGCCATCATGATGCATACCCCTTAAATTTTAAAAAATGCTGCATGGTTGGATGAAAAAAACGCTGGATTTTTACGAATACCTGACCCGACAACAACCTGTTTTTTAAATGTTTTATCCAAAAATTGTTTGACTTTGCGCCTGTCCCATCCATATGGATGTGTAAAATTTAAATATAAGGAAAGATCGCCATGGTAGAACTCCTGGGTATCCATATTTTTGGCATCTTCACTGAATTTAGGAAGGTTGAATACTGCCAGATTTAAATAATTAATATAGGCTTTATGTGCTTTAACGTATTCAAGGGTTTTAAATGCCGCAGCCTTGTCTTCAAAGCTGGTTCCAAAAAGAAGGTAAACAAAAGTTAAAATTCCTGCATGATGCAGATTTTTTAACATGGTTGACACAAGATTCAGATCCGTGCCTTTATTCATCTGATCCAGCACATCCTGGTCTCCTGATTCAAGCCCGAGCTTGAGCATGTCACACCCCGACGCTTTCAGGCCAAGACAAAAATCCAGGTCCAGAAACTCTTTTTCAAATCTTACAAACCCATACCATTTAAATCCAAATTCATTGACGGACAAAGCTTTTAAGAAAGCCGGAGTAACTGCATTATCAAGAAAATGCACATAATCAGGCTTATATATCTGATCAATGGTTTTTAAATCCTGCAACACCTTTGATGCCCGCTGAGAGCTATAAGGACGGGTTTCAGCCTTTTCCGGGCAAAAATTGCATTTACTCCAGTAGCATCCAATGGATGCCCTGAAAGGCAGAACTTTTCCAGGTGCAAGATACAGATCTTCTTTGACAAAATCATAATCAGGAACATAATGCCGTTTTTCAACATTTTTTTTGCCGAGAAATTCCAGCAGCGGCTGTTCCCCCTCCCCCCTTATGGTCACGTCAATCAAGCCCTTAAACGGATCATTGTAATCAGGCCGGCTCATCCAGGAGGATATCAGGCCGCCGCCCATGATAATTTGTTTGTCTTTAAAATTATCTTTTATCCATCCTGCCAGGGCAAAACTGGTCAGGGCCTGGTTCAGGTAACAAAGGGAAATTCCAATAAATTTTGAATCTGAGTTTAAAACCTGTGGCCGGACTTTCTCTTCAAAAAAACGGTAAAATGGATTCTCTTGATATTCGTTTGCGCTTTTGAGCAAATCCTTGCTGTTAACACTTGAAAGTTTGGAATCGGAATAATCGCTCAAGGTAATCTTGAACCTTTTATTGTCCACACTGATGGACAAAAGCTTGTTCAAGTCATAAACCCTTTGGTGATACCGGTCCATATTCTCATACAAAGAGGAGTTTTTCAGATCCGACAAAATCTGTTCCCTGTTCTTTAATGCTCGTTTTGACCATGAGTCAACAGGAACAAGATCCGAATTAATCAGGTATAAAAGCCCTTCAATATTTGCATCAAACACATGGCAGTCAAATCCATGTTCTTTTAAGGCGGAAGACAACAAAGCCACCCCGGCGGGCGGTTCACACGGCTTGGCTACGGGCGGAAAAATCAACAACATGGTTAAGCATCCTAAAGCAAAGAAAATTAAAATCATCATTTTTATCATATTTGTATCAAATGCTCACCTGATAATTTTTTAATCTGTTATTTGTGCTGTTTTTACAGTTGTTGCCATGCCTCTTTAAACAGGATCAATTCAATTTATCTTCTGGTAATTCAACTGTATTTATTATAAAAAAAGTTCAGTTGATCAAAGAAATATTTTAAAAAGAGGATTGGTTTTGGCAAAATCAAAAACAGACCAAAAAAAGCAGAAGCGAAAAGCAAAAAAAAAACAGGTTAAAACATCCAAATCTCAACAAACGGCCAGGGAAAAAGGCTGGGTTCATTATGAAGATGCCCGATATTATTTTCATATCAACAATATAGACAAAGCTCTTAAATTCCTTAACAAAGCAGTCAAAGCCCTGCCCAACGAGGAAGATATTTTTCAATTAATGGGACATATTGCGTCAAGCACAGGCAATGAGCTTTTAGAGCTGGATGCCATGAGTAACCTGGAACGGATAGGCAAGCTGCCCGATGATATGAAAATCGAAATGGTGTATAAGCTTTTGAAATTTAAAAAACATAAAGAATGCAAAAAAAAAGCCGGTGATGTGCTTGAAAATTTCACCAAGCTTAAAATCAAAGATAAAAAAAGAATAAAGGAACAAATAAAGAGTATTCAAGAGTATTGCCTGTCAATGATTCGCAGGGAGGAATATGAAAAAAATCTAAATGCCATGATTTGTCGATCAAACCAGCCTAAGCAGCAATCAAAACCGAAACCTGAACCCAAACCTTCTACAAAGGATCAAACACAAAAAAAAGCACTCAAACCCATATCTCAACCGCCACTTTCTCCCAAGGTGCCTGATATTCCAATAACCTATAAAATTAATGAAGACACTTTTTTCAATACCTTGCTAAACCCTGAACCTGTAGGCCCCGAAGCTTATGAACTGGCTTTGATGAGCCATGAAATCAGGTTTGCAGAATCCTTTGAAAACCTTATCTGTCTTCCTTCGCTGATAAGGGTAAAATCCTTCTGGTATCAGGAAGAGACCGCCAAAAAAGTATTAAAGCGATTCAGGGGAAGAGCCCTTTTGTCTGATGAAGTCGGCCTTGGCAAGACCATTGAAGCCTTGATAATACTTACGGAATATATCAAACGGGGCATGGTAAAAACCGCCCTG belongs to Desulfobacula toluolica Tol2 and includes:
- the rlmD gene encoding 23S rRNA (uracil(1939)-C(5))-methyltransferase RlmD, with the protein product MSIKKRKAYELEITDLAFGGRGLAKPDGFPVFIDRCIPGDVVFAKITKKKKSWAEGKLIKILQESSLRKEGKCQYCNFCGGCKWQQIGYDLQLEYKKRHVTESMQHIGGLKDVLVKDVIPSDNIYEYRNKMEFSCSSKRWLLPWELENEEIKKDFGIGLHVPGTFDKVIDIKRCEIMPDLGNQILDDVRNFIKESDLPAYNLRTHEGFWRFLMLRHSVAFDTWMVNIVTTFKQMDVVRDLASVLTQNHPQIKSVMNNITDAKSGVSIGKEEICLYGKDHIKERLGKFVFKISPNSFFQTNTRSCENLYAKVSEYAALTGKETVIDLYSGTGTIPIWLSDQAKMVYGIEIVKSAVVDAKLNAQLNGIENCEFFEGDIKDVLPGLKQKPDVMIIDPPRVGMHKDVVQQVLYISPEKIVYVSCNPATLARDLEMLAPEYDIKEIQPVDMFPHTYHIESVALLLKK
- a CDS encoding alpha/beta hydrolase encodes the protein METTTHKIEFISQGFLLKGVLHLPQAGQPPLVVGSHGLEGSKESAKQKVLSTLLVKNNIAFFRFDHRGCGKSQGDFITDTSLEKRTADFINAVQHVLGLGKTSRNLAVFGSSLGGSTCINAWNTLSTMDVRLCGAVLCSAPAKSRTVEKIPTGANNGRPALPLSFFKENLLFNITKKAGSLSNVLIFHGDADEVVPVSNAHDIYTLAKEPKRLIIHENGDHQMTSKKDQAEFEKEAAAWFLRCFSQGNQMPS
- a CDS encoding CinA family nicotinamide mononucleotide deamidase-related protein; the encoded protein is MMAHILSTGDEVLLGDIIDTNSAFLCTALKELGIKVQKITAVGDELDTLASNIVDISLQTDLCFVTGGLGPTRDDLTSVACSKASGQALELNVTALASMQSYFEKRGFKFTKDNEKQAMLPLTSKMLVNHNGTAPGFYMKINQCLFFFMPGVPSEMKLMFEQEIKKVLVTEFDLNEDILIERLTVFGLPESKVGSLLNGFDMNFFGMRLGFKADFPVIEVKIILSVTFQNRYKADSDMAVAKKWVVAQLENKVVSDQGLTLAQEVGRLLTQQKKTLAIAESCTGGLISNMVTDVAGSSDYFLFSAVTYSNEAKMNVLNVQKKTILEHGAVHEKTALEMAQGARLKAGADFAISTTGIAGPGGGTDDKPVGMVCIGLAGPSFAKAKTYRFSFEDRFKNKQMFAMTALERLRRHLVSLAKTA
- a CDS encoding B12-binding domain-containing radical SAM protein, with the translated sequence MLLIFPPVAKPCEPPAGVALLSSALKEHGFDCHVFDANIEGLLYLINSDLVPVDSWSKRALKNREQILSDLKNSSLYENMDRYHQRVYDLNKLLSISVDNKRFKITLSDYSDSKLSSVNSKDLLKSANEYQENPFYRFFEEKVRPQVLNSDSKFIGISLCYLNQALTSFALAGWIKDNFKDKQIIMGGGLISSWMSRPDYNDPFKGLIDVTIRGEGEQPLLEFLGKKNVEKRHYVPDYDFVKEDLYLAPGKVLPFRASIGCYWSKCNFCPEKAETRPYSSQRASKVLQDLKTIDQIYKPDYVHFLDNAVTPAFLKALSVNEFGFKWYGFVRFEKEFLDLDFCLGLKASGCDMLKLGLESGDQDVLDQMNKGTDLNLVSTMLKNLHHAGILTFVYLLFGTSFEDKAAAFKTLEYVKAHKAYINYLNLAVFNLPKFSEDAKNMDTQEFYHGDLSLYLNFTHPYGWDRRKVKQFLDKTFKKQVVVGSGIRKNPAFFSSNHAAFFKI